The Xiphias gladius isolate SHS-SW01 ecotype Sanya breed wild chromosome 17, ASM1685928v1, whole genome shotgun sequence genome includes the window ctcagctgCATCACCCTCACAGAAGAGAAGAGGTGATAGACCCAActgcagaaacaaaataaagaatagAAACACTAATCCTTATCTTGATGAGAATTATGTTTAGATATGGCCTcccatttcattatttcccctTGTCTTTATCTTGTGGCCTAAAGACGTTATTTAATTTAGTTCTGCAATAGTTCATATAACAAGATTatcacaatatatttttttacccaCCCCCCCCTTCAAATTGTAACGGAGTAATATTTACTCAGAGTACATTTCAACTGACGTCCCAtcagagtacatttttacacaagaaATTTTACCTCTACTcgagtaaaaaaataaaagtaaagtaaccGTACTTTTACTCGAGTACAGTTGTCCAGTACTCTGttaacctttttaaaacttaaaaaatagtttttaaaaagacatgtaCTTGCTTGGTGTAGCCCACCTGGGTAAAAAACTCTAGCCCCTTGGAAGTGATGGTGGTGAAGGAAACCTGTTGACcactctgtctcactctgtccACAATCTCTTGATGCGTCAGTGTCTCCACTGACTCGTCATTgatctccagcagcagctctccGTCCTGCATACCTGCCTTTTCTGCTGGACTGCCTCTGTCCATCTCACGCAGAACATGAGCttttgttcaaaaatacacagaaatttatttgaaagactTAAATGCTTCGGATGGTTGTGTTTGAGCTTTGCACTCTTTTTGTCTCTTACACATGCGTCCTGATGGTGCCCTCTCCTGCCGAAGGAGGAAGCCGTAGCCTTCAGGCCCTGAGACCAGGTGGAGTTTTCTGGCCCTATAAGGCAGGTTATGTGGAACAGCCATGGTGGGAAGGATAGGCATCCTCTGTCGTTTGTAGTTCTTCTCACTCTCACTGTCAATCACTAGGATGGTGATGTGATTGCCACATTTTTTCATCTACagcaaaacattatttattattgctAGACAAGGCTGGATATAAATCTTGTTCCTGTATTGTCTGGGTAGGTGCTCtttttaataataaacatttttggagAAATTCAGCAAGAGAGCAGTCTGACCgtactttttaaaagtttgattaAGGAAGCTTTAGTTCAAATATTAATACTCCAactcactttttattttcattagaaaTATCTTAGCATTACTTTCTCATGTCAAAACCTGTAATGTTTTAATAAGATACCTTACAAGTTATTATAAAAACAGGCTGACTATGTACCATCCTGCTGAGAGCAGAGTGCGTGAGGTCGGACACTGTTGCTCCATTCATCCACACGAGGTGATCTCCCTTACACACCCCTGCCTTTTCTGCTGAACCTCCTGTAACCAGGCTCACAGAGAAGCAACCTTTCTCTCCTACGGAGCAAAAAACAGGAGGAGTGAGTGAATGTCACTGCACAGTCTTCAACTTTAGGTCTTTTAGACATCTAATCTTGAACCCTGGACTATTTTGTGATTACCAGAATAAGTTTTACCTTCCATGGGAGTGAAGTTGATGCCCAGACCTGAGACTGGATCCCTGGTGATGTGGCAGAGTCTTGGCGGTTTACAGCCCTCGCCCTTGTGTGCTCTGGTCAGACCTCGGAGGTCTTGGCCTTGCAACACAGCCTGCTCATACTCCTCACCATCCAACACTAATAAGCATAACTGGTGTCCACTTAGCTTTATCTTCCTGGCCACCTTATTCATAAAAATGGAAGCACAATAGATCCAGTGAGAACCCCTGAGTCAATCAGAGAGGTGTCTGTCCTTTTAATAATGTTGGGAGATCTTCCTACCTCTGGGTGAGGAACACCATCAACATAGCAGTTGTTGACTTCCAGAAGCCTGTCTCCATCTTGAAGGCCACTGCAGCCCGCCACGCCCCCTAACACCACATTTCTGATAATGTGACCATGGCGCCCCCTCTCTACTCGCAAATGAAAGCCATAGGACTCCCCTTCCTCTCGTTTAAGAACACACAAACGTGGGCTGGGTGTCGGCACAGAGGCTgagcaggaagagacagaaaggtgCTGTCATACAGAAAAGACTTTCCTTATGTTTGGACACACTCAAGATAGTTAGACTTGTTGTGTATGCAGGATACCTGCGTCGTCTGTGATCACCATCACTGGGTTGTCTATTCCCTCTTTAGGATTAAATGTGAATTTCCTGCAGAAGCAGAGATGGGAGACATTTAACTTCAGAGTTACTACTGACTATTAGATTTAGCATCTTGGTAGGTATGTAAAAGTAAACTTCTTTCTGTTTATGACCCTCCAAACTTATCTACTTAAACTTTAAGTTTATTATGCAGTAAAAATTCCATgcttgttttttgaaattttgattaATGATTAACTTATgcaattgattaatcaatcaaatgCATCAATTACAGTTACATTACAATGTTTAGTGTATATTAATGGTGCATATTAATTGCACAACCTCACCATTACCATGACAATAATAACTTTATCTTGGGCCCAAAGGCATAAAAGTTACCATATTCTAAAAGTCAGAATGCCAAGTCAagttaaatacaatttttcaaatttctgtcAAGCTGTATGTATTCTACATTAATATGATTTTGGTTTGGGCAGACATGAatactgtaattttgtttttcaggctaAATGTCCAACTCTGATCTATATTGTGCCTGATTATCTTaacatcatttttatacatagtagCAGTATAGTGTTCACATTTAAGTTTGAACTGACATTGAAATAATAAgggtattttaaaattcatgaaCACTGGTGCAAACGATTAATTGAAAAGCAGACTTACTCTTTCAAGCCTATCATTTCCACCAAaccttgaaaacaaaaatcatacaATATGAATGGCTTTAGCAGCATAATTCTGTACCTACACATTTCCATACATGCTGTATTTAACATATTGATCATAACATGTGATAATGTTTCCAATATAATTTACAATCTGTATTGATAGCACACACCCCAGATCAAATTTTGCAGCATagcaaaacaaaccacacaTGATAATTATTTACAAATCACATTATGGTATATTAATTTGAACTTACAGCCTTGTGAACATCTGCGTGGTTCTGTCTactaaactgtgaaaaataagCTTAACAGTAAGATTGGTGTTTGAGTCTTGGATGACAAGTCCACTGACTATGACTATCAGCGTAGGCACCATAAAACAGGGTTTGACTTTATGGGATTATCTTTAGTCTTTGGCCTTTCTAAAAAGGGGGAGGGAAttaaagaacattaaaaacCTTAAAGTTGCCCATGTCTACTGAAAATGTGGTGGATAAAGAATCAAAATTTGGCAGGATCTGGCACAAAAACTATCAGGCAGGAAagcttcatttttacattaattgtTTACGAATCTACTTTGAGCAGCAAGATTGAGTAGGATTATTTATCAGGACAACTAAGATACTGACTGATAGATACTTTGTCcctgaaaaaaaagacctcaTTGTTCACATACTAAACATTCTGGTACACATTGCCTTTTCCCACGTGACACATCTGTGCCATCATGAACAATGTGTCATTGCTGTTTGAGCAAAATCTGCTGTCACTTCAtgagtttaaaaaacatctctctTACATAAATGGTTGACTCATTAATTGAACAGTTCATTCATTTTCGTTAATTCTTAACCAAAATCCAAGGGTGTGTCCCAGGGATCCATTTCGGATCCTGTCCTGTTCATCACTTACATAGATGAggttttctcctctgtgtctgaGTGTAAAATTCATATTTACGCAGAGGATACAGTTTTATGCTGTGTTGCTGATTCTGTCCAATTAGCCCCAGAGAAATTACAACCCTCCTTTACTGCACTGCAAGATGCATTTAGCTTGGATTAGTACTTCATTAAAATAAACTAGAATTCTTCAGTTGCAAAGATAAAGGTTTACAATAAGTGGTCTCAGACTCCTCGTTCAGTTGCCATTGTATATCTCATCCTTGCTGCTCTGGCACTTTGGCCCACACTTTAACTCCCTCCAGGAACTGGTTGGTGCTGCAGCAGCCTTGAGCCAGAACTGATCCAGGAAAACCTGCCTTTGCTGTTAGTGCAGTGGACTAGTGGAACTAGCCTGCAATTTCACCTTTCACTGACCTTGTACcatgttatatttatttactctgCCTGTCCTTgttattttgattgttttgctCGTCAAAATTGTGAACAGGACTTTGCCATAAAAGACCATATATTCTCAGCTCACCTAAATTATAGAAATAAAGGTTGAATAaaaatagaatgaaataaatttataatttaCTGATGGTTAACCTTTCTCCCCACCTTAGCCTTTAGGAAGCATGAAAATGTCCTCAACTGACACACTAAGCCATCCTAAGCCTGTCCTCTCATCTGTAACACTGCTTATCTGTGTGGTTCATCATGTCAGTGACACAGAGTCCTTTCTACTCTGACACagtatgaaacaaaaacaaactattatgaTAATGTGACCCACAGAATATGTGAGTGATCAACAGCACCCTTAGTAACTCTCTGCTCCAGGATGAAATCCATCTCTTAAATCACATCTACGTGGCCAAGCAGCCTCTCTCCTGAATAGCTTATACCACAGGCACTTCGGTGCAGTTAATGGATCAATGTTTGCTTTTCCCCACCATAAACCTTCTTTTAATGTTCTAGGACATAGTGGTCCTCTGGTTACACACAAAGGCTGATGCTCAACTGGGTCTGTTGATGATCACAACTTAAAGATGTCACTTTTACAAACATTTGGGAGCACTATCCAAACAATTAGGTGAATTTGTTCATCAAGAGAATGTATAGAATTGAAGTGTTCTATTTAAAATCTATATTTCACAAGATGTATGgagcacaacaaaacacaaacatggcacaggcatacatacatacaggacatacaatttcaaaataaaaaagtagaaaaataatcaaatatacTGTCCAACAAGGACAACATCTTATATGACAACACATATAAGATAGCTggaaaattaagattaaaaaatttcaaaagctCTGAATCTGGTACCTGTACTTGATCTCATGTTGTGTCTCTTTCCCATCAGGTCAGCAGTCACCCACACAGAGGGATGTGACAGTGGGAGTCCTGTATGACCAAAGATTTATTCTGACCACAGACAGACTCCTCCCCATGAGGGGGACACCAAGCTTAATGTTTAATCTGTGTGTGAAATTTTGAGCACACATATCTCTTGTAACATCTGCATAACATTGTAAGTAACAAGATAACATGATCATTCCCTACTGTTCTGTCTCAATAAAGGACTTTCATCTTGTTATTCTGGAGAAGTTACAGctatctgtgcatgtgtgtatactgtatctgttcctgttcctgttcccATGAGAATCGCATCCAGAAGTGACTGTTAGTGTCAAGGCCAAAGCTTTGTCACAAGTTGCACAAACAGACCAGCATTCCAAtagaaaaatcaaagcagcagaagggAAGGTGCTGATGCATATGATGAGCATGAATAAGAACTGATTGACAGGAAGCACAGAGTAAAGATGAAGGAGGAATGAATCGAAACCTTTTTATCTATCATATCTAATTTTACCTGCAGGATTCCAGGCTTCTAtaaaagaaatacttttttagAAAGTCAGCATTCAACAGTCAGCCCTCATATGTCTCTGGGTGAATTGTTACAGGAGATATGAGGTTAAAGTTATGACTTCCGGCATCTTTAGTGTTCAAACAAACTCAAGAGTCAAGACGCTCAACTCCAGTGtgcttttctctgtgctcaAACCTCAAAgcagacaaaataataaaccatCAACAGATTATATGTATTCATTATGCACTGACATTCctggtaaaaacatttttttaacatgcaaaaaGGCATATATGCTCCAGATTTTACTTGGTACTTATTAAGGAATTTCTGACCAAATACAAGTCGTAATAACCCAAAACCATAAACCGCActttccaacacacacacgtacatgaCATGACCTCTTACTTACTTGTGTCTCTCCCATGAACTTAGGCAGTGAGAGTATATGCATGTCTGTTTGAACTAGaaggttttattttgagaaCTGATAATTATTACTAGTACGAGCAGCATTTATGGTATATTTGATAGGTTTTTTATCCACACAGCGCTGTCACTGtgggactgtgtgtgcatgttcatgtATGTAGGTCCAcgtgtggttaggtttaggcaacaaaagcgctTTTGGTTAAGGGAAGTACTGTATACATGGATTTGGTCACAAAGACACAGAACTAGAGAAGTTTGCCAGTATACAGACTACCAAGTGTCACCTTCTGCAAGAACATGGTATTAGAGACTCAGCATGTGGCACTTCAGCGTGTTCTACTGTCAAAGATATGGCACTGTGGGGAATGTGAATAAACCTCTGCTGTTCCTTAACAATAAGTTTCCTATTTAAGAGCCACCTggcattgtttttctttaggaGTTAAACACACTTTTTGTGCATACATCATCTTGTAAAGTACTTCCAAGTGCTGTAAATCACAAAGGATAGGTTCACACTTTTTAAGCATGTCTTCAAAAAGTACTCACAAGCCAATATGCATGCTGAAAGAGGTTTTAGTCATTGTGAGTGCTCCCTCTGCACATACTGGCAGTGAAGAGGTTGCTTTAGTGACACAGTTTGGGATGGGATGggagacaaaatccacagtcctaCACCAGTGCAACATTGCATTCTTAATTTCAGCAGATGGGCAGTGATTTCCCCATCTTTTGTGTTGGAATTGCATTAAGAAGGGATCACTGCCTGTCCATTATGGAGAGGAAGAGTGATTACAGCGACCAATAACTCTTTCAGTGTACTGTCCATACAGCATGGGTTTGTGAGAGAtttagaacaaaacaaaaaactatgaaCCTAAAAACTGCACTTAACTGCACCAAAGGTTTTCAATAATTGTGACACTGATATGAACATGAGAACTGATACAACCCACTTCAACTAAATCGTATCTAGGTGAAGTCGACAATGTCTAAGCCTCCACTAGATGGCAACAGAatccaaataaaaaatgtctgcactgaaaacagttttaccCTATTTATTGAAATGGCATATAATTCCAATTAAAGAGTCTAagattatttgtatttgttattatttgatCATGTTGTAGCATTTATTACAAGTcaatatgtatatgtttattttttgggaAAGCAGGTTTGACCTCCCTACTGTAGGTTTTGAATCCTGGGATTAGGGCAGCAGACTcaaacatttaaccaaaatgGAAAGACAACGACAGGCCCAAAATCTGAGCAATTCACCCTCCGGATCTTAGATTTAAGATCATGTGACTCTGTTGGACTGAAATTATTTTCCCCTTAGACTGGTGTGTGTAGCCAATGACAAACTATTCTTCCACCTGCTTTAAGGGAGCAAAGGCCCCCACACAGTCAATTAGTAACTTCACCTCAGCTGGTGTTCAAAGGTTAGGCTCCAATATGCTGCATGTCACTGAAGAGTATTGtgcaaatgaaaggaaatgatgGTGATTGAGAATATTAGTCATGATTCTACAATGTGCATTTCATTTAGCATCAGGATTTATTATAGTTTAACTTAGCACATAGACAGAGAATATATTGTAAAGTTTATATAAATTGTGGGATTAAAAGAAAGAGTATGTGTATCCAGTATGTTAGTGTGATGACATTCTCCTAACCTCTGTCTACTTAAAGTGGATCGGAGAGAGTgatagagggagaaagaggagagggagagagcagaagAGGCAATAGGGCCTCTATGGGACTTTTCAATCCTGGTTCCGGATCTGAGTGTCAGCCCCTCTCAGTCATCCCTGATGGAATCCTCCCAGCCTCAGGAAGACACAGAGCTCCCATCTGTGACTAAGTCCTTGCCAAAGCACTGGAGTGTACTAACGGTCAATAATCTGTAAAGTACACAGTTACCTTTTTGTAAGCTTCATCCCATTTGCTACACATTCTGTATCTCAAGTCCAGGCatggctgctgctctgtggaCCTCACTACACTCCTCGCTGAGCTTCAGGGTATGACCCACAGTAAAGAGAGATAGGGACGTCATGTTGGAGAGTCTATAAGAAAAAGATAAGTGCAAAGGCTGCAGAACTACCAGCGCTGCCCTTCGTTTTGCATGGAGCATGTGGCTAATTTCAACCTCAGCAGGGCTGTGTGGCATCCTTGCAGAGAGTCCGAAGGCCACTCTTTATCACGACACACAtggcttctctgtgtgtgtctgtgtcttgtcTTTCCTCGGTCTGTgaatccatggcaacagcagcgTGAATGGTCCATTCAGGACCACTACACCCTCTGGCCCTGAAAATATAGACCAGTAAAAAAATTGCATAGTTGGTTTGGTCCAGGTTTATGTCCACCTTACAAGTAGCTATGTTATTTTATTAAGCTGTCCCAGATGGgaaataaaacctaaaaaatagAAGGATACTGCTGTTTATGCTCTATGCTATCTTCTGTAATCTCAAGcagaaattcattcatttatgctCTGGAGTGCAAAGCCAGTGATTTGGTTATGCATTCATGATTGGTTGCCATTTctgttcagaaatcaatatatAGTATTTTTAATGGGGTGTTTAATCATAGTCCTTAAGATTTAACagataaagtaaaaacattggTGGTGagtttcaaataatttttttttaatattcaagaATTATTTAACATTATCAAAACTTGGTTAATGCATGATTATGAAGCAGAAATTCTTTTTTGACCGTTATGTAAATCATATACCCTAAACCCAACACTTCCCCTTAACATCTGATCGAGAAAtgtttcagtctgtctttctttctctctctctttctttcttttgtttggttttgttttgttttgttttgagcagCTTCAGCCAAGGGATTGTTCTAGATGGATCACGATCCAGAATCCGGATTGTACCAGGCTCTGATGTTCTTGGACTGATGCTCTTGTGGCAATGCATTGTTATGACaccacagaaaataataaaagtaacaacaacaacttcaCAGGGAATTTCATCACCATTTCTATCCCATTTTCCAATAATCTAGCTGGCAGAGCGTAcaagtgttttgattttttttttaaagaattatgaacttaattttactgttattattCAGTAGATAATACCACAGTGAAAATTTGTATAATCAAATAGTATTCTCTTTTGCAGTATGCAATCTCTTATATTCCCATATCTCCCTACCTTTTATAGAGACACAACCTTTATTAAATAGGGATCTATTTTCCACAGTAGTTCTATATTATGGCGTCCTTACAGGGAGAAGTTTCACTGCATTCCTCAGGCGTAATGATGTGTAATCGACATATACCATGTACTCATTTTCCTGTGAACACACTTTTCTTCAGAGGCCATAATTGCTGGCTCGACAGAATGAGATCTCTGCTAAAAGGTCAGCTTATTTGAGAGATGGCTTTCCCAGCATTCAGTTTTACATTGAGCAATAACTTTACATCCTCTGCCAACAGAAAATTGTGGatgtaaaaaaaggaaatgatcaGTGGGGTGCACACTCCACCCAACAGATATTGCATGATGCtgaccaaaacacacaaatctagCATACAGACTTTGATGAAGATGTCATTATCTTACTTCGGAGATTGTCTTGAGACCATTACCTGAGCAGGTGCTCATTTTTGCATTTGGATAAAAACACAGTATAAGATAGATAATTTAGCTCTCAGAAAATACTTGCATCATTATAATTGGCTTTACATGCAAGCTTTGAATGCTGTAATGGTTGGTGCAGGACAACCATGTCAGTATGAAGAAACTGTACTCATCTACTTGTGTCACGAGAAACAATAAAtgctacagtatatgtaacaGAAaactaacacatacacacacgtgctGCATTCACACGTTGATCTTCTgtcactgacattttgaaaacagtgtgtGCCCAGATCATCAGCCCAAGTGaaatttcatccatttaaagTGCTGAATACATAGCAATTTGTGATCCAAGGCAAATAAATCAAGGAGATATATGATCatatgacaagaaaaaaaaaagctacggTGAGCATATAAACCTaatgtaaatacaataaatgttgAATAGATGCTTGTTGAATTCAAGGAAAagttgcatttttgctttttatttggaGCGACCTGATTGGCTTAGAGGAACAAGTGTACCACGCGTAGGAATGACGTTAATTTACAAATACGAATGATGTGGCAAAAATCAAAGGGTGAATAGAAAGTAGTTCCACTTTTACATTTGGTCTTATATAATTTTATGTCTAACTCTGGTGTCGTGTCTTGGTATTTCAAAGAGAATATTAAACATTGTAAATATGCCACACAAATAGTATTTATACAcggcaaaatgtacttttaaaaaagtgacTCCGTATCCATCCGCCTTATTGAGTGCACTTCCATTTCCGGGATGTTTTCTCTGCTGACCAACCTCCACCGCCATTGCAGGTCCAGGGAGTCGGTGTAGTGGCAGTCAGTCGTTAGCTAGGGGAAGCCCGCAAGTAAACAGTTAagggacaaataaaaaagtaccATCACGCCGACAGCGATTTTT containing:
- the pdzd3b gene encoding PDZ domain containing 3b, yielding MGKRHNMRSSTGLVEMIGLKEKFTFNPKEGIDNPVMVITDDAASVPTPSPRLCVLKREEGESYGFHLRVERGRHGHIIRNVVLGGVAGCSGLQDGDRLLEVNNCYVDGVPHPEVARKIKLSGHQLCLLVLDGEEYEQAVLQGQDLRGLTRAHKGEGCKPPRLCHITRDPVSGLGINFTPMEGEKGCFSVSLVTGGSAEKAGVCKGDHLVWMNGATVSDLTHSALSRMMKKCGNHITILVIDSESEKNYKRQRMPILPTMAVPHNLPYRARKLHLVSGPEGYGFLLRQERAPSGRMSHVLREMDRGSPAEKAGMQDGELLLEINDESVETLTHQEIVDRVRQSGQQVSFTTITSKGLEFFTQLGLSPLLFCEGDAAEKEKESSVPDSEAEKSVQNEMDGLCKPRLCSLQKGPLGFGFNLSCIPHSPGTVISQVAFGGSGQSAGLLVGDVVMEVNGQNVEEKYLEDVVMLVKEGGHFLSLLVVDKTSYNNMRQTDTPTRDVTDSEQEEENCEISSL